In Ignavibacteriales bacterium, the following proteins share a genomic window:
- the rbsC gene encoding ribose ABC transporter permease (functions to transport ribose at high affinity; forms a complex with RbsA2C2B) has protein sequence MKKYLLKVLSDYGIGLALVVEIILFSQLSQYFFTADNLLNVSLQTSITAIIAVGMTFVILTGGIDLSVGSLVALAGIVATTIIKLNISASPLLLLAGALIVALLFGFLSGASAGLFITKFKVTPFIITLALMTIWRGAAFVYTDGRPVWGLPELFSVLGGGRFIGIPIPSIIMIIIFVIAHIVLTKTRFGRYVYAVGGNAEAARLVGIKTNNILIAVYSICGVLSALSGILLASRMNSGQPNAGMMYELDVIAAVVVGGTSLNGGRGTILGTFFGAMLIAILRNGLNLLNVNSYVQQVIVGVVILLAVLMDRQRIK, from the coding sequence ATGAAAAAGTATTTATTAAAAGTTTTATCTGATTACGGAATCGGTTTAGCGCTGGTTGTTGAAATAATTTTATTCTCACAGTTATCCCAATACTTCTTTACTGCTGATAACCTGCTGAATGTTTCTCTGCAAACTTCAATCACAGCGATCATTGCTGTAGGAATGACATTCGTAATTTTAACCGGTGGAATTGATCTTTCAGTCGGTTCTTTAGTAGCACTTGCGGGAATTGTAGCTACAACCATCATCAAATTAAATATCTCCGCTTCCCCGCTTCTTCTTTTAGCCGGTGCACTTATCGTTGCGCTGCTATTCGGTTTTCTTAGCGGTGCATCCGCGGGATTGTTCATTACAAAATTCAAAGTTACTCCGTTTATAATTACTCTTGCGCTAATGACGATCTGGCGTGGAGCTGCATTTGTTTATACCGATGGAAGACCGGTATGGGGATTACCGGAATTATTTAGTGTGCTTGGCGGAGGAAGATTTATTGGAATCCCAATTCCCTCAATTATAATGATCATCATTTTTGTTATTGCTCATATCGTTTTAACTAAAACTCGGTTTGGAAGATACGTTTATGCAGTTGGTGGCAATGCTGAAGCGGCAAGATTAGTCGGGATAAAAACTAATAATATTCTTATTGCAGTTTACTCAATCTGCGGAGTTCTTTCTGCATTAAGCGGAATCTTGCTTGCGTCTCGAATGAACTCCGGACAACCAAATGCTGGGATGATGTACGAACTCGATGTGATTGCAGCAGTGGTTGTTGGCGGTACAAGCCTAAATGGCGGAAGAGGTACTATACTCGGAACGTTCTTTGGAGCGATGCTTATTGCAATTTTGCGGAACGGACTTAATCTTTTAAATGTAAATTCGTATGTTCAGCAGGTTATTGTTGGTGTTGTAATTCTCCTGGCAGTGTTGATGGATAGGCAGAGGATAAAATAA
- a CDS encoding DUF5107 domain-containing protein: MIDVFVKDGLTNIVLQNEFIKIVVLPEIGGKMIELKNKITSTQFLLEPQNGKNKYERIEYGDDFSKFDISGFDECFPNISKSTIKLEDNVEVELPDHGELWSRPWNFRIEDDSIILSISGIKLCYQMEKRISINKNKIVIDYLLENTSKQNIPYLWSSHPLLKVEPGAKIILPSSVKDVFLNWASDKEIGNFGDIIPYPYLTNKRIDYSEVQNQGFGKAVKLFSSNLDNGYCALFLPAKNESLVFQFDEKVIPYLGIWLCYGGWPENAKKKHLTVALEPTSGFPDALDEAINRNTCQWLKPFAQNNWQLNMILVNGKSIFEDEEFSSTNSFSH, from the coding sequence GTGATTGATGTTTTTGTTAAGGATGGATTAACTAATATTGTTCTTCAAAACGAATTTATAAAAATTGTTGTGCTTCCGGAAATCGGGGGGAAAATGATTGAGTTGAAAAACAAGATTACTTCTACTCAATTTCTTCTTGAACCGCAAAATGGAAAAAATAAATATGAACGGATTGAATATGGAGACGACTTCTCAAAGTTTGATATTAGTGGTTTTGATGAGTGTTTCCCAAACATTTCTAAATCCACAATTAAACTGGAAGACAATGTTGAAGTAGAATTACCGGATCATGGTGAGCTATGGTCGCGCCCATGGAATTTTAGAATTGAAGACGATAGTATAATCTTGTCGATCTCTGGAATTAAGTTATGCTACCAGATGGAAAAAAGAATTTCCATAAACAAAAACAAAATTGTTATTGATTATTTACTTGAAAACACTTCTAAACAAAATATTCCGTACTTGTGGTCATCTCATCCATTGCTTAAAGTTGAACCGGGCGCTAAAATTATTTTACCATCAAGTGTAAAAGATGTTTTCTTAAATTGGGCATCCGATAAGGAGATTGGAAACTTTGGTGATATAATTCCATATCCATATTTAACTAATAAAAGAATTGATTATTCAGAAGTTCAGAATCAAGGTTTTGGAAAAGCAGTAAAATTGTTTAGCAGTAATTTGGATAATGGTTATTGTGCATTATTTTTGCCAGCCAAAAACGAAAGCCTTGTTTTTCAATTTGATGAGAAAGTAATTCCTTATTTAGGAATATGGCTTTGCTATGGTGGTTGGCCTGAAAACGCAAAGAAGAAACACTTAACTGTTGCATTAGAACCAACAAGCGGTTTTCCGGATGCACTGGATGAAGCTATTAATAGAAATACTTGCCAGTGGTTAAAACCTTTTGCACAAAATAACTGGCAGCTAAATATGATCCTGGTAAATGGGAAATCAATTTTTGAAGACGAGGAATTTTCTTCAACAAATAGTTTTTCTCATTAG
- the galK gene encoding galactokinase, which produces MNIAEGVEYRFVKYFGKKPLIVRSPGRVNLIGEHTDYNNGFVLPAAIDKSIIFAVAPRTDNKCKLHAEDLNADYEFDLTNFQKSKKTWPNYLLGVVDQLKKNGYAVGGFDCVFGGDIPIGAGLSSSAAIEAGLAFALNEIFQLNIPKLDMVKMAQKAEHEFAGVLCGIMDQFINIFGQANKVLKLDCRSLEYEYYPFELKDVKIVLLDTHVKHSLGSSEYNIRRAQCEAGVKILQKYNLDIKSLRDVSLDLLIEHEGEFDELIYKRCSYVLNENIRLLSGCEDLKKNDLSSFGKRMYQSHEGLRDYYQVSCSELDVLVEIALKESAVFGARMMGGGFGGCTINLVKEKGMNDFIAKAKDEYLRKVGQELKVYVTSIKGGTEVIK; this is translated from the coding sequence TTGAATATAGCGGAAGGTGTTGAATACCGGTTTGTAAAATATTTTGGGAAGAAACCATTAATTGTTCGTTCACCCGGAAGAGTAAACCTGATTGGTGAACACACTGACTATAACAATGGATTTGTTCTTCCTGCTGCTATTGATAAATCAATTATTTTTGCGGTTGCACCACGTACAGATAATAAGTGTAAACTTCACGCGGAAGATTTGAATGCTGATTATGAATTTGATTTAACCAATTTTCAAAAATCAAAAAAAACCTGGCCAAATTACTTACTTGGAGTAGTTGATCAACTTAAAAAAAATGGTTATGCTGTTGGTGGATTTGATTGTGTGTTTGGCGGAGATATTCCGATTGGTGCCGGGCTTTCTTCCTCAGCAGCCATAGAAGCAGGTTTAGCATTTGCGCTTAATGAAATTTTTCAGCTAAATATTCCAAAGCTGGATATGGTGAAGATGGCGCAAAAAGCTGAACACGAGTTTGCCGGAGTTCTTTGTGGAATAATGGATCAGTTCATAAACATTTTTGGGCAGGCAAATAAAGTTTTAAAATTGGATTGCCGTTCGCTGGAATATGAATATTATCCATTCGAGTTGAAAGATGTAAAAATTGTTCTGCTGGATACACACGTTAAACATTCACTCGGTTCCAGTGAGTACAACATCCGCCGTGCACAATGCGAAGCTGGAGTAAAGATTTTGCAAAAGTATAATCTGGATATTAAAAGTCTGCGCGATGTTTCGCTCGATCTTTTAATTGAACACGAAGGCGAATTTGACGAACTGATTTATAAACGCTGCTCTTATGTATTAAACGAAAACATCCGACTTCTTTCCGGCTGTGAGGATTTGAAGAAAAATGATTTGTCATCATTTGGAAAAAGAATGTATCAATCACACGAAGGTTTACGAGATTATTACCAGGTAAGCTGCAGTGAGCTTGATGTTTTGGTGGAGATTGCACTTAAGGAATCAGCTGTTTTTGGTGCAAGAATGATGGGTGGTGGTTTTGGCGGCTGTACAATAAATCTTGTTAAAGAAAAGGGAATGAATGATTTTATTGCAAAAGCAAAAGATGAATATTTAAGAAAGGTTGGGCAGGAACTGAAAGTTTACGTTACTTCAATTAAAGGCGGAACTGAAGTAATTAAATAA
- a CDS encoding substrate-binding domain-containing protein codes for MKIKIFIALLITASIISFFFCNKKEEKKTNKVIGVTLLKRGDVFYLDLEEALKKEAAKNNYELIVTSADFDLGKQIAQIEDFISRKVDAIIVCPVDSKGIGQGIIEANKANIPIFTADIAAQDGKVVAHIASDNIAGGRLAGEYLAKMLNGKGKVAVINQPAITSVLDRVQGFKEAISKYPDIKLVADINGQGVRDRSLQVTADVLQSNPDLTGIFGINDESALGALDAVQQFKKMNLTIVGYDATPPAVDAILKGTALKADVIQKPGLIGETTIQKIKDYFEGKPVPAVVPVAVGIVDKESLDKK; via the coding sequence ATGAAAATCAAAATATTTATAGCTCTGTTAATCACCGCATCCATCATTTCATTTTTTTTCTGTAACAAAAAAGAAGAAAAGAAAACCAACAAAGTTATAGGTGTAACTTTACTTAAACGCGGAGATGTTTTCTATCTTGATCTGGAAGAAGCTCTAAAGAAGGAAGCCGCTAAAAACAATTATGAATTAATTGTCACTTCGGCTGATTTCGATCTTGGAAAACAAATTGCCCAAATAGAAGATTTCATTTCCCGCAAGGTTGATGCAATCATCGTTTGCCCGGTTGATTCCAAAGGTATTGGACAGGGAATTATCGAAGCTAATAAAGCCAACATTCCAATCTTTACTGCCGATATTGCAGCGCAGGATGGAAAAGTTGTTGCCCACATCGCTTCTGATAATATTGCAGGTGGAAGACTTGCCGGTGAGTATCTTGCAAAAATGCTAAATGGAAAAGGAAAAGTTGCTGTAATAAATCAACCGGCAATTACTTCCGTTCTCGATAGAGTTCAGGGATTCAAAGAAGCGATTTCAAAATATCCTGATATAAAACTTGTTGCTGATATAAACGGGCAAGGTGTTCGCGATAGATCTCTCCAGGTTACTGCAGATGTTCTGCAATCAAATCCAGATTTAACTGGAATATTTGGAATCAATGACGAATCCGCTCTTGGCGCACTTGATGCAGTTCAGCAATTTAAGAAAATGAATCTAACTATTGTTGGCTATGATGCAACTCCACCTGCAGTTGACGCAATTTTGAAAGGGACAGCTCTTAAAGCTGATGTTATTCAAAAACCAGGATTGATTGGCGAAACAACTATACAAAAAATAAAAGATTACTTTGAAGGGAAACCGGTTCCTGCAGTTGTACCGGTAGCAGTTGGAATTGTAGATAAAGAATCATTAGATAAAAAATAA
- a CDS encoding LacI family DNA-binding transcriptional regulator, with translation MNRRITVKHIAEELGISMMTVSRALNNRPNVEEGTKEKVLETSKRLGYIPNYIAKSLVMRKTQTIGVVVPEITHSFFPEAIRGIEEAAYKRGYQIMLTHSAEDAKREKAAIHTLASKRVDGLLISVAESVHDFDVYKHIIKQHGLPIVFFDRCVYGIGASCVSVNDEESSKLITEHLINLGYTKIAHLSGPSTLSLSRARFNGFKIALAEHKIKFMQEDVVESGFHEAGGYKAMMKLLERSKNKRPRAIVAVNDPAAFGAMKAIKEKNLRIPEDIAIVGFSDDIRAEWMYTPLTTVRQPAYEVGKRAAEKLIAHIENKTEIIEEISVHTEQIIRKSCGWKLKGKHH, from the coding sequence ATGAATAGGCGCATAACAGTAAAGCATATTGCTGAGGAATTAGGAATATCAATGATGACCGTTTCGCGCGCTTTAAATAATAGACCAAATGTTGAAGAAGGTACGAAAGAGAAAGTTTTAGAGACTTCCAAGCGGTTGGGATATATACCAAATTATATAGCAAAAAGTTTGGTTATGCGTAAAACACAAACCATCGGAGTTGTGGTTCCGGAAATTACGCACTCATTTTTTCCGGAGGCAATCCGGGGTATTGAGGAGGCAGCTTATAAAAGAGGTTACCAGATAATGCTAACACATTCCGCAGAAGACGCAAAAAGAGAAAAAGCTGCAATACACACTCTTGCTTCCAAACGCGTAGATGGACTCCTGATTTCCGTTGCGGAATCAGTCCATGATTTTGATGTGTATAAACACATTATTAAACAACACGGTTTGCCGATTGTCTTTTTCGATAGATGTGTATATGGAATTGGTGCAAGTTGTGTTAGTGTAAATGATGAAGAAAGTTCAAAATTGATCACCGAACATTTAATTAATCTTGGATATACTAAAATTGCACATCTCTCTGGTCCTTCTACACTTTCACTTAGCCGGGCAAGATTTAATGGATTTAAAATTGCACTTGCTGAGCACAAAATAAAATTTATGCAGGAAGATGTAGTTGAATCTGGTTTTCATGAGGCGGGCGGTTATAAAGCGATGATGAAATTATTGGAGCGATCTAAGAACAAACGCCCAAGAGCTATTGTGGCAGTAAATGATCCGGCTGCATTTGGAGCAATGAAAGCTATAAAAGAAAAAAATTTAAGAATACCAGAGGACATTGCAATTGTTGGTTTTTCGGATGATATCCGGGCTGAGTGGATGTACACTCCTTTAACAACTGTAAGGCAACCAGCGTACGAAGTAGGTAAAAGGGCTGCCGAAAAGTTAATTGCCCACATTGAAAACAAAACCGAAATAATTGAAGAAATTAGTGTTCATACTGAACAAATAATCCGCAAGTCGTGCGGTTGGAAACTTAAAGGAAAACATCATTGA
- a CDS encoding sodium:solute symporter family protein has protein sequence MVSIGLTFFDWLIIAIYFAFVLGIGWYLKKFTKNEEDFFLAGRRNSSMVAGLAFLSANLGALELLGMTGNTFQYGMFVTHFYWIGAIPAMLFLGVYMMPFYYSAKIKSVPGYLKLRFDEKTRVLNGIAFAIMTLLVSGINLYAMALVLHTFLGWDWNISMWISALTVAGYVTLSGLMSAIFTEIIQFFLIWFGLFLVAILGIVEVGSIGEIFRRVDELYSTVSFTTLWSSSGSPANNGMAITWGGIVLGLGFVLSFGYWTTDFLVVQRAFSAKDLRSARMTPILASFFKMAVPFIVILTGLIAIVLANDPKSGFALLKDGNQLRYDSALPLLIVRYYPAGLVGLGITALLAGFMAGQAGNISAFNTVWTYDIYKSVINKNASDTHLLWMGRAATIVGIIISVGTAYWAKSFPSIMDYMQAIFSWVNAPLFATMLLGMFVVWITPNGAFWGLISGMTSSFTLFILDKMKWGDLTFLTLSSKASDQATNFWRAWWAWLICFLVTIIVSSFTKKKPKEQLVGLVKGLTPEVIDKDIAIYRKPEFVAIISLIVLIILNIIFW, from the coding sequence ATGGTGTCAATCGGACTTACATTTTTCGACTGGCTTATCATCGCAATCTATTTCGCATTTGTTTTGGGGATTGGATGGTATCTAAAAAAATTCACTAAGAATGAAGAGGATTTTTTTCTTGCGGGCAGAAGGAATAGTTCCATGGTCGCAGGACTTGCATTCCTTTCTGCAAATCTTGGTGCGCTGGAATTGCTTGGAATGACCGGAAATACATTTCAGTATGGAATGTTTGTAACGCACTTTTACTGGATTGGAGCAATACCGGCAATGCTTTTCCTCGGCGTTTATATGATGCCGTTCTATTACAGCGCTAAAATTAAATCAGTGCCTGGCTATCTTAAACTTCGCTTTGATGAAAAAACAAGAGTGCTTAATGGAATTGCATTTGCAATAATGACGCTGCTTGTATCGGGTATAAATCTTTACGCTATGGCTCTGGTACTTCATACATTTCTTGGCTGGGATTGGAACATCAGCATGTGGATTTCTGCATTAACTGTGGCGGGTTATGTTACTTTGTCTGGATTAATGTCCGCTATCTTTACAGAAATCATTCAATTTTTTCTTATCTGGTTTGGATTGTTCCTTGTTGCCATTCTTGGAATTGTAGAAGTTGGAAGTATTGGTGAAATTTTTAGAAGAGTTGATGAACTTTATAGCACCGTTTCTTTTACAACTCTTTGGTCTTCAAGCGGTAGTCCAGCAAATAATGGGATGGCTATAACCTGGGGCGGAATAGTTTTAGGATTAGGATTTGTTTTATCATTTGGATATTGGACCACCGACTTTCTTGTAGTACAAAGAGCATTCTCGGCAAAGGATCTTCGCTCTGCAAGAATGACACCGATACTTGCTTCATTCTTTAAAATGGCGGTTCCATTCATTGTAATATTAACCGGCTTGATTGCAATAGTTCTTGCTAACGATCCTAAAAGCGGATTTGCATTGCTGAAGGATGGCAACCAGCTTCGCTACGATTCGGCTTTGCCTTTGTTGATTGTTCGTTACTATCCTGCTGGTTTAGTTGGTTTGGGAATTACTGCACTGCTTGCAGGATTTATGGCGGGGCAAGCCGGCAACATCAGCGCATTTAATACAGTATGGACTTACGATATTTATAAATCTGTTATTAATAAAAATGCATCGGATACTCATTTGCTTTGGATGGGCAGAGCTGCAACAATTGTTGGAATCATCATAAGTGTTGGAACTGCTTATTGGGCAAAAAGCTTTCCAAGCATTATGGATTATATGCAGGCAATCTTTTCCTGGGTTAACGCTCCTCTATTTGCAACAATGCTTCTTGGAATGTTTGTGGTTTGGATTACTCCCAACGGTGCATTCTGGGGATTGATAAGCGGTATGACTTCATCTTTTACTTTGTTCATCCTGGATAAAATGAAATGGGGTGATTTAACATTTTTAACTTTATCTTCCAAAGCTAGTGATCAGGCAACTAACTTCTGGCGTGCCTGGTGGGCTTGGTTGATTTGCTTCCTTGTAACTATAATCGTCAGTTCGTTCACTAAGAAAAAACCTAAAGAGCAATTAGTTGGGTTGGTAAAAGGATTAACTCCGGAAGTTATTGATAAAGATATTGCCATCTACCGTAAGCCCGAATTCGTTGCTATTATTTCATTAATTGTATTGATCATTTTAAACATTATTTTCTGGTAA
- a CDS encoding M24 family metallopeptidase codes for MKKLIISLFVIPVFILVSCNKQEQTKDGGNSVWKGNAQTILTKEEINSEISEKMIRLQKFMDENKINGMLFTQVRNVNWITAGLANVQIVLNKDVGAASLLIMKDGKKYLICSGSEAGRMMDESLKDLGYELKMFNWYESNPVKDVRGNIIKELATGGKIGSDNSFPGTVLMADQFKPLRFSLTDSEIKRYRWLGEQCTEAVQDVCEKLKPGMDEFEMEALTSAELRSRGILPTVLLMGVDDRIYKYRHALPGGAKLKEYAMVNIVAEKWGMPIAVTRFVYFGNKLPTELENKLKQTAIVMAKYEEATKPGKPVAEIFEECKQWYKDAGFEGEWMKHHQGGAIGYDDREYVIYPGVQGIVQEKQAFAWNPTITGAKVEDTIISFKDSVEVITKSKDWPMLIVNLNGKKYLQPGILLVDKSSGKIIQQKNIEIN; via the coding sequence ATGAAAAAATTAATTATCTCTCTGTTTGTTATTCCGGTTTTTATTTTAGTCTCCTGCAATAAGCAGGAACAAACGAAAGATGGCGGAAATTCTGTGTGGAAGGGAAATGCGCAAACAATTCTAACTAAAGAAGAAATTAATTCAGAAATATCTGAGAAGATGATTAGACTGCAGAAATTTATGGATGAAAATAAAATAAATGGGATGCTCTTTACGCAGGTTAGAAATGTAAATTGGATTACTGCCGGTTTGGCAAATGTTCAAATTGTGTTGAACAAAGATGTTGGTGCTGCATCTCTGCTGATAATGAAAGATGGGAAAAAATATCTTATCTGCAGTGGATCAGAAGCTGGCAGAATGATGGATGAATCATTAAAGGACCTGGGTTATGAATTAAAAATGTTTAACTGGTACGAAAGCAATCCGGTTAAAGATGTACGCGGAAATATCATCAAGGAATTAGCAACTGGTGGAAAGATTGGAAGTGATAATTCTTTTCCGGGGACTGTGTTAATGGCAGATCAGTTTAAACCGTTAAGATTTTCTTTAACAGATTCAGAAATTAAACGATACCGATGGCTTGGAGAACAATGTACAGAAGCTGTTCAAGATGTTTGTGAAAAATTAAAACCCGGGATGGATGAATTTGAGATGGAAGCCTTAACATCTGCAGAGCTACGTTCACGTGGTATTTTACCTACCGTTTTATTAATGGGTGTTGATGATAGAATTTACAAATATCGCCACGCTTTACCTGGTGGTGCAAAACTAAAAGAATATGCAATGGTAAATATTGTTGCCGAAAAATGGGGAATGCCAATTGCCGTTACCCGTTTCGTTTATTTCGGAAATAAACTGCCGACGGAATTGGAAAATAAATTAAAGCAAACAGCAATCGTTATGGCAAAGTATGAAGAAGCAACAAAACCTGGAAAACCAGTTGCGGAAATTTTTGAAGAATGTAAGCAATGGTATAAAGATGCTGGTTTTGAAGGTGAATGGATGAAGCATCATCAGGGTGGAGCAATTGGATACGATGACCGTGAGTATGTTATTTATCCGGGAGTTCAGGGAATTGTTCAGGAAAAACAAGCATTTGCCTGGAACCCAACCATTACTGGCGCAAAGGTAGAAGATACAATCATTTCATTTAAAGACAGCGTTGAAGTTATAACTAAATCCAAAGATTGGCCAATGCTGATTGTTAATCTAAACGGAAAAAAATATTTACAACCTGGAATTCTTTTGGTTGATAAATCCTCTGGAAAAATAATACAACAAAAAAATATTGAAATTAATTAG
- a CDS encoding sugar ABC transporter ATP-binding protein has translation MSILLLMQNICKSYPGVKALDDVTFQLNAGEVHCLVGENGAGKSTLMKILSGAIKKDSGKIFIDEKETEINSPFHSQRIGISMIYQDFKLVPELTVAENIFLGNEPVAGKISFIDKKQQKQKAAELLARLGEKINVDLPVKNLSVAQRQMIEIAKAISRKVNIIAMDEPTASLTQSETENLFSVIQKLKLDGVGIIYISHRLEEIFKIADRITVLRDGKLITTCLASEANRNKLIKWMVGRELEDEYPHIAIKRGREILRIDNLCSNRLKDINISLYEGEILGLAGLVGAGRSELANIIFGAAKKNSGKIFLHGKEVNFKSPREAIDAGIALLTEDRNLYGLLMQMSVKENITISNLISLLKGPFIQAQQENKAAEEYLAKLKIKAPSIETKVENLSGGNRQKVVLARWLYSDAKVIIFDEPTVGIDVGVKYEIYNLINQLVKDGIGVIVISSDLPELIGISHRIAVFSDGQITGILEGSGIAQENIMEMAVSNL, from the coding sequence ATGTCTATCCTTCTCCTGATGCAAAATATTTGCAAGAGCTATCCTGGCGTTAAAGCTTTGGATGATGTTACATTTCAACTTAATGCCGGCGAGGTTCATTGCCTTGTTGGCGAGAATGGTGCCGGTAAATCAACATTGATGAAAATTCTTTCTGGTGCTATTAAAAAAGATTCTGGAAAAATATTTATCGATGAAAAAGAAACGGAGATAAATTCGCCATTTCATTCTCAACGGATTGGCATCAGCATGATCTATCAGGATTTCAAGCTCGTGCCGGAATTAACAGTTGCCGAAAATATTTTTCTTGGTAACGAGCCGGTAGCTGGTAAAATATCTTTCATCGATAAAAAGCAGCAAAAACAAAAAGCAGCAGAACTGCTTGCACGACTTGGTGAAAAAATAAATGTAGATCTTCCTGTAAAAAATTTAAGTGTTGCTCAGCGCCAGATGATTGAAATAGCAAAAGCCATTTCCCGAAAAGTTAACATTATTGCTATGGATGAGCCAACCGCTTCGCTTACACAGTCAGAAACCGAGAATCTTTTTAGTGTAATTCAAAAGCTTAAACTGGATGGAGTTGGAATAATTTATATTTCCCACCGGCTTGAAGAAATATTTAAAATTGCCGATAGAATAACTGTTCTACGTGATGGCAAATTAATTACAACTTGTTTAGCATCTGAAGCAAACCGAAATAAATTAATCAAATGGATGGTTGGGCGGGAACTGGAAGATGAATATCCACACATAGCAATAAAACGCGGAAGAGAAATTTTACGGATCGATAATTTATGTTCCAATCGATTGAAAGACATAAATATTTCGCTTTATGAAGGAGAAATTCTTGGATTAGCTGGATTAGTTGGAGCCGGCAGAAGTGAATTAGCCAATATCATTTTCGGTGCGGCGAAAAAAAACTCGGGGAAAATATTTCTTCATGGTAAAGAAGTAAATTTCAAATCACCGCGCGAAGCCATTGATGCTGGAATTGCATTACTAACTGAAGACCGCAATCTTTACGGATTATTAATGCAAATGTCGGTTAAAGAAAACATCACAATTTCAAATTTAATTTCTCTTCTTAAAGGTCCATTCATTCAAGCACAGCAGGAAAATAAAGCTGCTGAAGAATATTTGGCAAAGCTTAAAATAAAAGCTCCATCAATTGAAACGAAAGTAGAAAACTTAAGCGGCGGTAACAGGCAAAAAGTTGTTCTTGCACGATGGCTTTACTCGGATGCAAAAGTGATTATATTTGATGAACCTACGGTTGGAATTGATGTTGGTGTTAAGTATGAAATTTATAATCTCATCAATCAACTTGTTAAGGATGGAATTGGAGTAATTGTAATTTCTTCTGATTTGCCGGAACTGATCGGGATTTCCCATCGCATTGCAGTTTTTAGTGATGGACAAATAACCGGAATATTGGAAGGTTCAGGAATCGCTCAAGAAAATATTATGGAGATGGCTGTTAGTAATTTATGA